Below is a genomic region from Desulfobacter sp..
AAACCACGGTGGCCACAAATTTAACTGCCAGCCTTGACCGGGAACTGACCCTGTTAGACTGTGACGTGGAAGAACCCAATGCCCATCTTTTTTTAAACCCCAATATCACGGCCAAAGACAAGGTCAATGCTCCGGTGCCCGAAGTTGACGAGTCGCTTTGTACCTATTGTAAAAAATGCATGGAAATATGCAGGTTCGGCGCCATTGCCGTGGCCGGCAAAAAAGTTGTTACCTTTCCCGAACTTTGCCACTCCTGCGGCGGATGCGCCATTGTCTGCCCTGAAAAAGCCATTAAAGAGGCAGACCGGTCCCTGGGATTTGTGGAAACCGGGGTGCTTGACCCTTTGGACCAGGTAAAATTCGGCAGGGGCCTTTTAGATATCGGCCAGGTCATGGCCCCCCCTGTGATCAAACAGGTCAGAACCCATCAGGCCGATACGTGCCTGACCATTATTGATGCCCCCCCGGGCACCTCCTGTCCGGTCATTGCCTCCATGAAGGGAACTGATTTTGTGGTTCTGGTCACAGAGCCCACCCCTTTCGGGCTCCACGACCTGATTTTAGCCGTGGAAGCGGTTAAACTCTTGAAAATTCCCCACGGCCTTGTCATTAACCGGGCCGGCATGGGCAACGACGATGTAAAAGAGTATGCGGCCAAGGAAAACCTGCCCATTATCATGGAAATCCCGTTTGATAAAAAAATTGCCGTGGCCTATTCAAAGGGGCAATTATTGGTAGACGCCCTGCCGGAATACAAGGAAAAGTTCGTCTCCTTGTATGAAAAGATCAAAGCGTTGTTAAGTGAAGGGAGGGCTGCCTGATGAAAGAACTTGTTATTTTAAGTGGAAAGGGCGGTACCGGTAAAACAAGTGTAACAGCGGCATTTGCCAGTCTTGCCCAGAATATGATGCTCTGTGATGCAGATGTGGACGCAGCCGATCTTCATTTGATCATGTCACCTGATATCCAGGAAACCCATGATTTTTCAGGGGGAAATGAGGCCATCATCAATCCTGAGGCCTGTGTCGGATGCGGTCTCTGCCTTGAGCTTTGCAGGTTTGATGCCGTAAGCCAGGTGCCTGGCGAAGAGGTCTTTACCGTTGATCCCATCGACTGTGAAGGCTGCGGGGTCTGTGTGGACCTCTGTCCTGAAAAGGCCATTGATTTTCCCACCAAGATCTGCGGCCAGTGGTTTGATTCAAAGACCCGGTTCGGGGATATGATTCACGCCCGTTTAGGCATTGCAGAAGAAAATTCCGGACGCCTGGTGGCCCTGGTCAGGGACGAGGCCAGAAAAAGGGTAATGAAACAGCATTTAGACCTGCTGCTCACAGACGGCCCTCCCGGCATCGGCTGCCCTGTCATTGCCTCCATCGGACATGCCAATGCCGTTTTGATCGTGGCAGAGCCCACGGTATCGGGCATTCATGACATGGAGCGGGTGGCTCAACTGGCCGCTCATTTTAAAATTGCAGCCATGGTCTGCGTGAACAAATATGACCTGAATCCGGACCAGGCAGACGCCATTGAAGCCATTGCCAAAGAAAAAAATCTGGAAATGGTGGGAAGAATCCCCTTTGACCCGGCATTTACCCAGGCCATGATCCAGGGGAAATCCATTGTGGAGACCCATGGAGACTCACCGGCCGGAACGGCCATCAAAGAAATATGGAAGAGGGTGATTGCAAATCCGGCCATGACGCTGGACCGGCTTTGCTGATCCTTTAAAACCTTAAGTTTAATATACAGAACAAGGAGTTTATCTCACTATGGAAAACGGTAGAATTGCAATCCCCTCAAACGGAGAAGGGGGCCTTAACGGAACCCGGGCAGGCCATTTCGGACACTGCGATGTATTTACATTCGTGGATGTCAAAGATGGAGAAATTGAAAAAGTCACCACCCTGCCCAACCAAGAGCACGTACAGGGCGGTTGCATGGTTCCTGTCAACCTGCTGGCCGAACACCGGGTCAACGCTCTGATCGTGGGCGGTATCGGCATGCGTCCCCTCATGGGATTCCGCCAGGTCGGCATTGATGTATTCCACGATGACCAGCGCCCGGACATCGAGCCTGTGGTCATGGACCTGATCCAGGGCAAGCTCACTGAAATCCGTAATGACCAGGTCTGCGGCGGCGGTCAATAAACTCTTCTGCACTTAGGATATAAAAATGAAAATAGCTATCACATCCCAGGGCCAGGACCTGGACGCCCAGGTAGACCCCAGGTTTGGACGGGCCGCCTATATCATTGTGGTGGATACCGAAAGCCTCGAATTTGAAGTCATAGACAATGAAGAGAATAAAAATGCCTTCAAAGGTGCCGGTATCCAGGCGGCAGCATCCATCAGCGACCATGGTGCAAAAGTGCTGCTCACCGGTTTTTGCGGACCCAATGCCTATAAAACCCTGGCAGCTGCAGAGGTAAAAGTGGCCAATGATGCAAAGGGAACGATCAGAGAGGTCATTGAAGACTTTAAAGCAGACAAATTTGAATATGCCGACCAAGCCAACGCAGAGGGTCACTGGTAAGACAACCCACCTCAAGGGGCACAGAGTCAACCCCTTTGGGAGCGAACGCTTAATTGTTTGATTCAAAATTGCACACCTTGATAGAGCCCTGTTCTGGTGGCACCTTTTTACCCCTATCTTACACCCGTCTCATTAAAAAAGGTGTCATCAGTACAGGGCTTTATCCTATACGTGTTTAAGGAGGTTCCATGCCTTTGTATGATTTTCAATGTCTTGACTGCAGCAAAACCTGTGAAATTCTTTTGGTTTCCCAGAAGGATAGTCCCGTATGCACCCATTGCGGAAGCAGCAACTTAAAAAAACTTATGGCAGCCCACTCCAGTATGTCCGGAACCAGCAGATCTAAATTTCCGGGTCCCAATGATACCACCTGCTGCGGCTCTGCCCCGGGGGAAAAATCAGGATGTGCAGGTCCAGGCTCCTGTTGCGGAAAAACGTTTTAATTCGTATTAAACTCCCCCCCCTGTTGAACCAGCCGAAATGAGAACGGCACTCTTGTTGACTAAATTTTTAATGCCGTGCTAAAGTAACGGCATGAATAGCGGATAAAAATTTTGGCTTGGGCCAGGGGCCCAGCCAAACCTAAAAAGGGGAAATGTACATGGAATTAACAGATATCTGCTCTCTGTCCAGATGGGAAAAATTAGAAAACGACATTTTTGAAAAATTCAACTTCCAAGGCTCTGTATTCAACCCTTCAGGCATACGGATAACCGAGGTCAAAAACTGGAGCAATACCCTTTGCCCTGCCATCAAGGCCACGGAAAAAGGCCAGAGCTATATCTGTTCCATGGCCCATATGAACATGACGGCCATTGCCAAAAAGACAAAGGTCCAGGTGGTTGAAGAATGTGATGCCGGATTTTCCAAGATCGTGATCCCCATCTACCTTGGAGATGAATTTTTAGGGGTGGCCGGAGGCTGCGGCCTGGTTGCTCAGGACGGAGAGGTTGATACCTTTGCCGTGACCAAAATAACGGAAATGGACGAGGCAAAAGTAGAGGACCTGGCAAAGGATATGCCCACAATTTCAAAAGAAGAGATGACAGCGGCGGGTGATTTTATAGAAAGCCAGCTGACCCTTATCCTGTCAGAATCTGACAAAGGACGCCCTTCCAATTAAAAAAAACGCGGCAACTGCCTTTGAAAAGCGGGTAAAACGGAGGGTATCTGGCCGGGATCATGAATTTTTCGCCGTATGCCCCCCAAGGATGAGGGGGGTCTGCCAAAAGGAATTGGCAGCGTTGCCCCAAAGACTTGAACCGCTCTTACCCGCGGGTGCAGACATCTCAAACACCAGCCTGGTTCCCGGGGGAATCTCTTTTGTCACCCGGTTGTCCACCGCCTGTCTGGCCAATCTTTTCCTCGGCAGCCCCACCCGGATCCTCATGCGGGTGGCCAGCTTCAAGGCAGACCAGTTTTCCCTTATAGAAAAAAAAATCAAGGCCGTTGACTGGGAGCTGTTCCTGCCCGAACATACCCGTCTGGACATAAAGGTCTCCACAAAAAAATCAAGACTGTTTCATTCTGATGCCATTGCAGATCGGTGCCTGCCCTTGATTCTGGACCGGATTTCAGGCAACCAAACCCCAAAAGCGCCTTATTCCCAGACCCTGATGATCAGGGCGGACCATGATCGGTTTGAACTTTCCCTGGACATGTCAGGCATCCCCTTGTTCAAACGGGGAATCAAACAAAGGGTGGTCCAGGCCCCGTTGCGGGAAACCCTGGCCTTTGCCGTTTTAAAGGCCTTGGATTTTTCCCGGGATGATATTCTAGTGGATCCCATGTGCGGATCAGGCACCTTTTCCCTGGAAGGAGCCATGATTCAATCGGCCCTGCCCCCGGGGTTTTTCCGGCATTTTGCCTTTGAGGCCTGGCCCGGGTTTGGCCCCAAGGGGTTTGCCCATGTTTTATCAAAGATTAAACACAAGATCATCCTGACCGACGGCCCGAGTATCTTTGCCTCAGACATTGATCGAACAGCTGTTGAGAATTTAAACGCCGTAGCTCACACCCACAAGGCCCTGGAAAGAATCCAGGCTGCACCGCAGGATTTTTTCCAGATCATCCCGCCCAAAACTAAGAGAGGCAAAGGCGTGGTGGTTCTAAACCCGCCCTATGGCCGCAGGCTATGCAAAGGCCTTGACATGAAACTTTTTTTCAAAGAAATCGGGCAGAAACTGGCCAAAGATTTTTCAGGATGGCGGGCCGGCATTATCCTGCCGGACAGGCATTCGGCTGCGGCCTTAAATCTTCCCCTGACTCCCATGCCCATTTTCCACGGCGGTTTGGATCTTTATGCGGGCATAGGAAAAATCCCCTAAAAAATTTCCTATAGAAAATATCTATACAAACTGCCGCGGCCATTCAAATTTTCATTTTGATTTAAAGCACAGGTTTCCTATATTTTGTCCCGATGATTAAAGTTGACCACATATTGGAAAAAGGATCCGGCAAAATAAATGAAGACCGTCTGGTCATGGGTGAAAACCTGTTCGGGGTCTTTGACGGCGCCACAAGTCTTGATCCGGAATTGTCTTCCAAGAGCCGGGCAGACCGGAAAACCGGAGGCAGTCAGGCCGCCAGCATTGCAAGGGATGTATTTGCCCGAAACCATCATCCCCTGACCTGCCTGGGCCAATCCGCAAACCAAGCCATTTTCAACCGGATGATGGATTCAGGGGTGAACCTGGACCAGCCCGAACAATTCTGGAGCACCAGTGCCGCTGTGGTCAGGCTGAAAAACAACACCCTGGAATGGTTCCAGACCGGAGATGCCCAGATCCTGCTTCTCGGCAAAGACGGAACCATGGAGGTGCTGGCAGACCGCCCGGACCATGATTACCCCACCCTTGTGATGCTTAAAAACTCAGATGACAAGAGCCTGTCCAACCCGACACTCAAAACCCAGGTGCTCAAGGTCAGGTCCCTTATGAATAAACGATACGGGGTACTCAACGGAGATCCCAAGGCCATGGAATTTACCCTGAGCGGCACGGCCTGCCTTGACCGGGTAAAGACCATTTTATTGTTCACCGACGGACTGGCCCTGCCCAATCCATTGCCCAAACCCAAAAAAAACTTTGACGATCTGGCCGAAGATTTCAGGCAACTGGGACTCAAAGGGCTGCACAAAAAAATCAGAACCATTGAAAAACAGGACCCCAACCGCCACAAATTTCCCAGGTTCAAATGCCACGACGATATTGCCGCCATTTCAATTGACCTTGAATAAAGGCCGGCGCCGGAATCCAAATATAAAATTCATTTTAATTCACCCTTTCCCATGTTAGAAAGAAAAAGGGAGAAGGCAATGAAATTAAAAATAATATTCTTGTTCATGGTGATTTTTATCGGTGGCCAGGACCCAGGCCTGGCCCTGGGGGTGGACAATCAAATTTACGAAACCTTGTTGAGCCACCACGTTAAAAACAACCGGGTCGACTATGACGGGTTTAAAAAAGATGAGGCCCTATTAGATCAATACCTTGCCGTCTTAAGTGCGGTTGATCCAAAAGCCCTGGACCCGGACCATGAACTGGCCTTTTATATCAACACCTACAATGCCTTTACCATCAAGCTGGTTCTGACACGCTACCCCGAAATCAACTCCATCAAGGAGATCTCTTCTTTTTTTTCAAGTCCCTGGAGCAAAAAATTCATTCCCATCAACGGCTGGACCGTCTCCCTGGACCATATTGAGCACAAGGTGCTAAGACCCGAATTCAAGGATCCCAGGATCCATTTTGCCATTAATTGCGCATCCAAAAGCTGCCCGCCCCTGTTCAACCGGCCCTTTGAAGGGGATGAGATTCACACCCAGCTTGACCTTGTCACCCAAACCTTTATCAACACGCCTAAAACCACTTTTGTCAAAGACAATACCCTGTATCTGAGTAAACTCTTTGACTGGTTTGAAACGGATTTCAACAATAATGTGCTGGGATTTGTCCGCAGATTTGCCCAAGAGCCCCTTAAATCAGAACTGGACCGGGCAGGCAGCAAAATCAAAATCTCCTACCTTTACTATGACTGGACCCTCAACCGGCATTGATCGTCCATGACAAGGTCCCCGAAACGCTTGAGCAGGGCAGCGGCATAGGGGGTTTGTCCAAGGGTGTCAATCAATTGGTTCGGGTTCTGACCCTCTTTTTCCAGATCGGGTGTTAAATTTTCAATATATCCCCGGGTCACTGCGGCATCTGCCTCGGGATGAAATTGAACTCCCCAGGCCGTTTTTTTGATGCAAAAGGCCTGGTATGGGTCAAAATCATTTTTGGCCAGGACCTCGGCTGCGGCCGGCAAATGAGTCACGGATTGGGAATGAAAAAGATGAACCATGAAATTTTCAGGCAACTCCCTGAACAGGACATCTTTTTTTGCAGCAGGCAGACAATGGATCCGTCTGGTGCCGACCTCACTGCCCCGGGGATGGAAATCCACCCTGCCGCCCATGGCTTTGGCAATAATCTGGTGGCCGTAACAAATACCCAGCAGCGGAACCCTGGCCGCCACCATTTCCCGGGTCCAGGCCTCCAGGGCAAGGCTCCAATCCAGGTCCTGGGTAACCATGGCATGGGCCCCTGAGATAACCGCCCCTGCAATGGTCTCAGGATCAGGCAGGGGATGAGACTTTTCTGCGTTAACCACCTGGATCCGGTCCCTGTCCTGGCCAAGCCCCTTGATGATCCAGTCTTCAAAGTCCCCATACGCCTTGACCAGATCAGGAAAGCTGTCCCCGGCCTTGACCACCAGCAAATTTGACTTTACGCTCATTTGGCTGTTCCTTTATCCAGGTAGGAGACCATTTCGTCCAGAATCAGATCCTCAACAGAGGCCATGGCCCCCAAATGGCGGGTCAGGCAGAAATCAACCTCGGGATAGGCCTGAGCCACGGCGTTGACCAGCTCGGGCATATCGTTGAGAATATGGCTGCCCGCTGAAATAAAAAAGGGAAAAACCACAATCTGGCTGGCCCCACAGGAGACCTGGGTCTCTATCACCTCGGGCAGCAGGGGATCGGAAAATTGTAAAAAACCGTGCACCACCCGGTCAAACAAAGGTGAGGCCTTGGCAGCCAATTTTTCGACAAAGGCGGCCACTTCTGCAACTGACTCTTTTTTCCGGCTGCCATGGGCGGCCACAACAAGGACTTTCAATATCATTCTCCATAATAGTAAACCAATTTAATTAGAATAACACCCCAACCGCATTTGGCAAGCCAGGCCGGGAAAAAAATTTATTGCTCAATACAGGGATGGTCCCGGGGGGTATCCGCCATCAGATTCTGAGCCCTGGATTGCCCTTCTGCCCCCCGAAGTGTTCCTGCCCCTCACCCGTATGGCAGCCTCTCCGGGCACAGGACAGACATGTTCACAGATCCCGCACCCAATGCAGCGATCCGCTATCACATAGGGCTGCTTGAGCTTACGGGTCTGCCCTGATCTTGCCGCAATCTGAACCGCTTTAAACAGAATGGCTTTGTTGTGGGTGGGACAATGCTCTTCACAGACAAGACAATCCTGGCCGTCAACCCAGGGAAGGCAGCGGTTTTTATCAAAAAAAGCCTTGCCCATGACATGGGCCTGTTTTTCAGGCCGGGACAGCCCTTTAATGGCCTGGGTAGGACAGACAGAGGAACACAGGGTACAATTGAACTCGCAATGGCCAATCCTTGGCACCAGCACCGGAGTAAACATGGCATCAAGCCCCGTATCAAGCCCTAAGGGCTGAAGCCCCTGGGTAATGCAAACCTTCATGCATTCTCCGCACCTGACACAGACAGCCAGAAAATCCCTCTCATCCAGGGCCCCGGGGGGCCGGATCAGATCTGATTTTCCAGGGCCTGCCCCAAGCCTTGTCATCACAGGAACGGTCACCCCCATCACGGCGGCGCCCAGAATTTTCCGCCGGGACAAATCCACCGGCCGAGCCGGTCCAAGCCGGAACCTTGTGATTTGCTGGGGGCAATAGGCAAGACAATTGGTGTACAAATGACATTCTTGGCCCAGAAACTGATTTTCTTTGTCAAAGGAACCCATGGGACAAAGGGTGTTGCAAAGGCCGCACCCTTTGCACGTTTTTGGGGGCATCCGTTTTAAAATCGATGTGGAGGCGGCCAGACCTAAAAGTGCGCCCAAGGGGCAGATTGTTCTGCACCAGAACCGCCGGCCCAAAAACTCCAAACCCAAAATTCCTGCCAAAAGACAAAAGGAGACCAGAGAGAGATAATAAAAAGATTGTTTATGGGGCAAAAGATAGGCCTTGAACAGATCAAAAACAGGCTCAGTCAGCTGAGAGAGCCAGGCCGGCCCGGACAAATAAATTTGGTTAAATCCACTGGTCACAAGAAAATTAAACACAGGGTCCAGACTGAATGCCATGGCCCGGACCAGGAGGGCAAAAGGGTCAAAAAAACCCAGAAACTGAACGGAAAAAACAGAGGAAAGAACCAAAAAGATAAGGATTCCGTACTTCAGGTGCCGCCAGGCTGAAAAGGCCATGGGCGAATATTTGGGGCGGATCACCCGGGCCGCAATATCCGTCAGGGTGCCCAAAGGGCAAACCCAGCCGCAAAACCAGCGGCCAAAAACCATGGTCAGGCCCAGAACCAGAACACAGGGCCAGAGCAGAACAATCAGGGTCCGGGTGGCCAGGGTTACACAGACGCCCACCAAAGGGTCCAGCCTGAACCAGAGGTTAACGGCCAGATCAATCTTATCTGAACCTGAATATTCCGTAAGCCTAAAGAGCATTAAAAAAACAAAGAGGCAGGCCAGTTGGCTTGTTTGTCTCAGCCGCTTCCAATATTTTTTTTTCATGGCCAATCCAAAGAACTCATGTCTCAACCGCCATGACCTTCCATTGGTCCGGGTTCATTTGCCCAAGACCGAGAGCGGCCCCCTTTACCGTGGATTCAAGATCTTCAGGCGCCATGCCGAACAAGGTGGTGGCATAGCCGTCCACAGCCACGGGATCCAAGCCCAGGACCGTGGTGTCCATGGC
It encodes:
- a CDS encoding RNA methyltransferase; this encodes MRGVCQKELAALPQRLEPLLPAGADISNTSLVPGGISFVTRLSTACLANLFLGSPTRILMRVASFKADQFSLIEKKIKAVDWELFLPEHTRLDIKVSTKKSRLFHSDAIADRCLPLILDRISGNQTPKAPYSQTLMIRADHDRFELSLDMSGIPLFKRGIKQRVVQAPLRETLAFAVLKALDFSRDDILVDPMCGSGTFSLEGAMIQSALPPGFFRHFAFEAWPGFGPKGFAHVLSKIKHKIILTDGPSIFASDIDRTAVENLNAVAHTHKALERIQAAPQDFFQIIPPKTKRGKGVVVLNPPYGRRLCKGLDMKLFFKEIGQKLAKDFSGWRAGIILPDRHSAAALNLPLTPMPIFHGGLDLYAGIGKIP
- a CDS encoding NifB/NifX family molybdenum-iron cluster-binding protein, whose translation is MENGRIAIPSNGEGGLNGTRAGHFGHCDVFTFVDVKDGEIEKVTTLPNQEHVQGGCMVPVNLLAEHRVNALIVGGIGMRPLMGFRQVGIDVFHDDQRPDIEPVVMDLIQGKLTEIRNDQVCGGGQ
- a CDS encoding P-loop NTPase, with amino-acid sequence MIISIASGKGGTGKTTVATNLTASLDRELTLLDCDVEEPNAHLFLNPNITAKDKVNAPVPEVDESLCTYCKKCMEICRFGAIAVAGKKVVTFPELCHSCGGCAIVCPEKAIKEADRSLGFVETGVLDPLDQVKFGRGLLDIGQVMAPPVIKQVRTHQADTCLTIIDAPPGTSCPVIASMKGTDFVVLVTEPTPFGLHDLILAVEAVKLLKIPHGLVINRAGMGNDDVKEYAAKENLPIIMEIPFDKKIAVAYSKGQLLVDALPEYKEKFVSLYEKIKALLSEGRAA
- a CDS encoding glutamine amidotransferase, whose protein sequence is MSVKSNLLVVKAGDSFPDLVKAYGDFEDWIIKGLGQDRDRIQVVNAEKSHPLPDPETIAGAVISGAHAMVTQDLDWSLALEAWTREMVAARVPLLGICYGHQIIAKAMGGRVDFHPRGSEVGTRRIHCLPAAKKDVLFRELPENFMVHLFHSQSVTHLPAAAEVLAKNDFDPYQAFCIKKTAWGVQFHPEADAAVTRGYIENLTPDLEKEGQNPNQLIDTLGQTPYAAALLKRFGDLVMDDQCRLRVQS
- a CDS encoding DUF547 domain-containing protein, whose product is MKLKIIFLFMVIFIGGQDPGLALGVDNQIYETLLSHHVKNNRVDYDGFKKDEALLDQYLAVLSAVDPKALDPDHELAFYINTYNAFTIKLVLTRYPEINSIKEISSFFSSPWSKKFIPINGWTVSLDHIEHKVLRPEFKDPRIHFAINCASKSCPPLFNRPFEGDEIHTQLDLVTQTFINTPKTTFVKDNTLYLSKLFDWFETDFNNNVLGFVRRFAQEPLKSELDRAGSKIKISYLYYDWTLNRH
- a CDS encoding protein phosphatase 2C domain-containing protein, producing MKVDHILEKGSGKINEDRLVMGENLFGVFDGATSLDPELSSKSRADRKTGGSQAASIARDVFARNHHPLTCLGQSANQAIFNRMMDSGVNLDQPEQFWSTSAAVVRLKNNTLEWFQTGDAQILLLGKDGTMEVLADRPDHDYPTLVMLKNSDDKSLSNPTLKTQVLKVRSLMNKRYGVLNGDPKAMEFTLSGTACLDRVKTILLFTDGLALPNPLPKPKKNFDDLAEDFRQLGLKGLHKKIRTIEKQDPNRHKFPRFKCHDDIAAISIDLE
- a CDS encoding PocR ligand-binding domain-containing protein, which produces MELTDICSLSRWEKLENDIFEKFNFQGSVFNPSGIRITEVKNWSNTLCPAIKATEKGQSYICSMAHMNMTAIAKKTKVQVVEECDAGFSKIVIPIYLGDEFLGVAGGCGLVAQDGEVDTFAVTKITEMDEAKVEDLAKDMPTISKEEMTAAGDFIESQLTLILSESDKGRPSN
- a CDS encoding NifB/NifX family molybdenum-iron cluster-binding protein, translated to MKIAITSQGQDLDAQVDPRFGRAAYIIVVDTESLEFEVIDNEENKNAFKGAGIQAAASISDHGAKVLLTGFCGPNAYKTLAAAEVKVANDAKGTIREVIEDFKADKFEYADQANAEGHW
- a CDS encoding zinc ribbon domain-containing protein — encoded protein: MPLYDFQCLDCSKTCEILLVSQKDSPVCTHCGSSNLKKLMAAHSSMSGTSRSKFPGPNDTTCCGSAPGEKSGCAGPGSCCGKTF
- a CDS encoding P-loop NTPase, encoding MKELVILSGKGGTGKTSVTAAFASLAQNMMLCDADVDAADLHLIMSPDIQETHDFSGGNEAIINPEACVGCGLCLELCRFDAVSQVPGEEVFTVDPIDCEGCGVCVDLCPEKAIDFPTKICGQWFDSKTRFGDMIHARLGIAEENSGRLVALVRDEARKRVMKQHLDLLLTDGPPGIGCPVIASIGHANAVLIVAEPTVSGIHDMERVAQLAAHFKIAAMVCVNKYDLNPDQADAIEAIAKEKNLEMVGRIPFDPAFTQAMIQGKSIVETHGDSPAGTAIKEIWKRVIANPAMTLDRLC
- a CDS encoding CbiX/SirB N-terminal domain-containing protein, encoding MKVLVVAAHGSRKKESVAEVAAFVEKLAAKASPLFDRVVHGFLQFSDPLLPEVIETQVSCGASQIVVFPFFISAGSHILNDMPELVNAVAQAYPEVDFCLTRHLGAMASVEDLILDEMVSYLDKGTAK
- a CDS encoding 4Fe-4S binding protein, with protein sequence MKKKYWKRLRQTSQLACLFVFLMLFRLTEYSGSDKIDLAVNLWFRLDPLVGVCVTLATRTLIVLLWPCVLVLGLTMVFGRWFCGWVCPLGTLTDIAARVIRPKYSPMAFSAWRHLKYGILIFLVLSSVFSVQFLGFFDPFALLVRAMAFSLDPVFNFLVTSGFNQIYLSGPAWLSQLTEPVFDLFKAYLLPHKQSFYYLSLVSFCLLAGILGLEFLGRRFWCRTICPLGALLGLAASTSILKRMPPKTCKGCGLCNTLCPMGSFDKENQFLGQECHLYTNCLAYCPQQITRFRLGPARPVDLSRRKILGAAVMGVTVPVMTRLGAGPGKSDLIRPPGALDERDFLAVCVRCGECMKVCITQGLQPLGLDTGLDAMFTPVLVPRIGHCEFNCTLCSSVCPTQAIKGLSRPEKQAHVMGKAFFDKNRCLPWVDGQDCLVCEEHCPTHNKAILFKAVQIAARSGQTRKLKQPYVIADRCIGCGICEHVCPVPGEAAIRVRGRNTSGGRRAIQGSESDGGYPPGPSLY